The DNA region ttaaacaaatctcaatgattcaaacatgaatggctctgataccacttgttggggaaaacccataaaccgcagaatccatcatgataaatcatcaagaatttgactgaaaacttaagcggaagcgtacctgaagccataatcctgaattctttagaacgtgtcttgatcttccagatctacgcgctcttttcttgagagaatcctttagtttctcttcagaactattttcttattGGGGaagagaatagtgaaagtgacaacgcgagatctggggaccatgacccatatttatagataatgtttaccAATATCTTCtaatatttctgttttagcccatcataaaaatagaaattacacttatgtctctacacattaaaggcccacaacccattagatacattaaagcccaataacccgaaacattaattgatcactttattttgggcttaacttaatagacaacccacaatacataattattcacatataagcccatataaataaattgatccaacacAAGTTTGATACGCGTTCCTCGAGATGCTTTTTGGCATCTTACCTCCCCACATTGGCAATGGCAGGTTTTTCTGGTGGCaattcatcctcttcctgaACTGCTTTGTTATATTTGATAGTTAGATTCAGCATCTCCTGCAGAAATAAATCAGGAAAAAATGTTGAACCAGAGCAGAGCAGAGCAGAGAGGAAGAACTCACCGTGTCCTCATTGTCCTCACCATAACACAAGTTTTAGTTTCTGATTAGATAGGAACTACTATATGAAGAAGTTACCATGGTGcaaaaagaggaaaaaaaaagcAGAAGTAAAATGCATCCTATTTGTTAATTTTGATTCTTCGCTACCACCTCGATCAAATTTAAATCACAAAACCTGACGTGTACCTGGACAGTCTGCTCATTCGTTTTGGAATGGGCATCAAACCACTGAAGAGTTAGTCCATCTGTCCATTTTTTCTTGTGAAGATTCAGTAGCATTTTCTGCTCGAGTTCATTTTTCCTGTAATTTATGGCTATGGAGTAATAATGCCGGTTCAAACCATGTATCAGAGCCTGCACTCATCACTCAAAAATTTAGAAACAGGAAGGACCCTTCAAAGTGCATAAATAAACCGAGAAACTGAGCCATTACTTGAATAGATGGTTTGCTTAAATGACCTACGTTGGATGTTGTCTGTCTCGGCTCTTGACCAAGAATCATGGTTTGGGGGTTAATGAGGCGAAAGGCATCGATTACCACCTTCCCTTTAACACTCTGGATTGGGTCTACTACCACTACCACTGCTCTTTGATTCAAAGCTTCAAAACTCTACAGGATCAAACAGGGAACAGAAACTCAAAGGCTTgtgattttaaaagaaattgtcacgccccgagacgggggttggttgacaccggcgttgctctcaaatttacattcgaaaacaacaagcctcagagtacagaattcagaaaccagtcttttattcataatacgaaataaatcaattgtctgttacaactcgaatactgatattttacagcggaaatgtaaaaccagacataagattgtcttaacagatacagcggaattaacataacataaactgagaataataatcttcttcaccagccccagaattggATCTGCTCTTTTTAttctaatatttcttcctcgttcttatctgagatatGTTTGGTGGGTGaatgatatgattgtcactcaataagcaggggcgggaataactctcagttttcgaaatcgttttcaacagaaacaataatacaataatatacagaagactcgtattttcataacagaaatcagaattcagaatttACATGTTTCAgatcagaaatcagaattaataagcactaagcacgttagtgaatttcatggctaaactgatatcagtcccctatatattctctcctctaaggggtgaggccagaatcagaattcagaaatgttcagaatatatattcctaccattagttcactagggagtttcagtgcttcaaatcatatatcagaagtcaaacatacagaaactgaactttaaaacataATTATCGAACGGATTTCAaggtatttatatataagcccacttacagtaatttgctagaatttcggttgaagtctactggaaTTCTGGTTGCTCTTTCTACTGGATTCTACTGCTCGAAAATAAGTACTCCtttagctcgaaaattcaagtgagtctcaagatttgtgtaacccaATACAGAGGTTTGagagtgttatttataggccaaattctgactgttagcctcccaattaatgatcataatctgccattaacagtctttattccatgttaatgcttcagttacaagtctaagctgaatcagtaactgtctgctgctttctcgctcttctgctgctggattctgtctgatggaaaatacatgtctgctggaa from Primulina tabacum isolate GXHZ01 chromosome 14, ASM2559414v2, whole genome shotgun sequence includes:
- the LOC142525548 gene encoding 26S proteasome non-ATPase regulatory subunit 14 homolog, which codes for MLKHGRAGVPMEVMGLMLGEFVDEYTVRVIDVFVMAQSRTGVSVEAVDHIFQTNVLDMLKQTDRPEMVVGWYHSHPGFGCWLSGVDINTQQSFEALNQRAVVVVVDPIQSVKGKVVIDAFRLINPQTMILGQEPRQTTSNVGHLSKPSIQALIHGLNRHYYSIAINYRKNELEQKMLLNLHKKKWTDGLTLQWFDAHSKTNEQTVQEMLNLTIKYNKAVQEEDELPPEKPAIANVGR